A stretch of Pygocentrus nattereri isolate fPygNat1 chromosome 8, fPygNat1.pri, whole genome shotgun sequence DNA encodes these proteins:
- the cav2 gene encoding caveolin-2 has translation MGLEKEKAETSVIMDEDLFNRSIEPILTKKEKLFPTEPDRDPNDINSHLKVEFEDIIAEPSSTHSFDSVWIWSHAVFELLKFIFYRLLTTLLAIPMAFVAGIVFGLLSCVHIWVVMPLVHSCMMALPSIQVIWASLMDMFVGPLFHSIGRVLSSVNVKTVQN, from the exons ATGGGGCtcgaaaaagaaaaagcagaaacgAGCGTTATAATGGACGAGGATCTGTTCAACAGGTCGATTGAACCCATCCTTacaaagaaagagaagctgTTCCCAACGGAGCCGGACCGGGACCCCAATGACATTAACTCTCACTTAAAG GTCGAATTTGAAGACATCATTGCAGAGCCCAGCTCCACTCACAGCTTCGACTCAGTGTGgatatggagccatgctgttttTGAGTTGCTCAAATTTATCTTCTACCGGCTCCTCACCACGCTGCTCGCCATCCCCATGGCCTTTGTGGCCGGAATTGTCTTCGGCCTCCTCAGCTGTGTACATATTTG GGTGGTGATGCCATTGGTGCACAGCTGCATGATGGCCCTCCCTTCCATCCAGGTGATCTGGGCCAGTCTCATGGACATGTTTGTGGGTCCTCTCTTCCACAGCATTGGCAGGGTCCTGTCATCCGTCAATGTCAAgacagtgcaaaactaa